The following coding sequences lie in one Nocardioides sambongensis genomic window:
- a CDS encoding bifunctional DNA primase/polymerase, whose product MAESESTADLASATRRYVHLGIPVFPCVPRGKRPLTKNGFHNATTSARTVTEWWHRTPEANIGIPTGWRSGLDVVDVDVHGSGSGYPAFEGARAAGIADGWAWLVRTPSGGLHAYYPRTAVTDAADRGEQRSWQAPSAHVDFRGDGGYVVVPPSRLSIDGAQATYAVIATATHEPRPLDAQRLRDLLEPPRPAPPPAPTRALGSPEGLANYVASRPEGERNRGLFWAACRMVEEGHRIDTTRSILGDAARSAGLPERETESTIRSAYRIAQPGSTSRTVTPQSAAVTM is encoded by the coding sequence ATGGCAGAGTCCGAGTCAACGGCGGATCTCGCCTCGGCAACGCGGCGATATGTGCACCTCGGCATCCCGGTGTTCCCGTGCGTGCCACGCGGCAAGCGGCCGCTGACGAAGAACGGATTCCACAACGCCACCACATCTGCACGAACGGTGACGGAGTGGTGGCATCGTACGCCCGAGGCGAACATCGGCATCCCGACGGGATGGCGGTCGGGGTTGGATGTGGTGGACGTTGATGTCCATGGCTCCGGCAGTGGGTATCCGGCGTTCGAGGGCGCTCGTGCGGCGGGCATCGCTGACGGATGGGCCTGGCTCGTTCGCACTCCTTCGGGCGGATTGCACGCCTACTATCCGCGCACCGCAGTGACGGACGCCGCTGATCGCGGCGAGCAGAGGTCGTGGCAGGCGCCGTCGGCTCATGTCGACTTCCGCGGTGATGGTGGGTATGTCGTCGTCCCGCCATCGCGACTGAGTATCGACGGCGCCCAGGCCACGTACGCGGTGATCGCGACCGCGACCCACGAGCCCCGTCCGCTCGACGCTCAGCGTCTGCGGGATCTTCTCGAACCGCCACGACCGGCTCCCCCACCAGCGCCGACCCGGGCGCTGGGTAGTCCGGAGGGTCTGGCGAACTACGTCGCCTCGCGTCCGGAGGGCGAACGCAACCGAGGCCTGTTCTGGGCGGCATGCAGGATGGTCGAGGAGGGACACCGGATCGACACGACCCGCTCGATCCTCGGTGACGCCGCGCGCTCTGCGGGGCTGCCCGAGCGCGAGACAGAGTCGACGATTCGGTCGGCGTACCGGATCGCCCAACCAGGTTCCACGAGTCGCACCGTCACGCCCCAGTCGGCGGCGGTGACGATGTGA